The sequence AAGATTACCTAAactatagatatataaaaaagaaaattatatatttagcaTACATAGCATCTAATATTACTGATGATATTGCAGAAAGCAAGAGATTTATCAATGACACATTAAAGCcagttttaaaaattgtaccaaGTGGAAAATTAGGTACCAAAATTAATGTATTGATACATATATCAGCTCAAGAAGGAAGTTTTAGACTAAGTAGATTTTTACCAGAAAAGAATAATGTTAGACCTCAATGGTTTTTTGGAGAGACCAAAAATAGTAtgtttttgattttcttttcttactttttttacttattctgtacaataatcatatttttataattatagttgCAGAGAATTTTGTGCCAACACCAcattataattcaataattcttcgtgatttaattatgaaaatacatgCAGAGAATATGAAAGTAATAAGAGAATATCCAAATATAAGAGatggtattattttattgaaaatatggTTAACTCAACGTGAATTATTAAAAGGCTATGCAGCTTTTAATGGACATATCATAACAATGCTTATTCTATATTTGTTATCCATAAAAAAGTTAAACACATTTATGAGCAGTTATCAAATAGTCAGAAATGTGTGGAATTATTTAAGTATGTAACATTctttaagtataaatattgataggtttgatacttttattactattaactGACATCACTTATTTTATCAGTACACATTGATTGGTGTGAATCTGGAATAAGTACGAATCAAAATGAAGAGAGTAAAgatagaattttgaaatatcatgAGTATTATGATTGTGTATTTTTGGATAGCACTggttattacaatattactaCAGATCTGTCTAAAGCTACATATAGATGGGTACAAAAAGAAGCAGAACTTTCCTTAAATCATTTGGACAATGCACATGCAAACAGTTTCCAATCACTTTTCATGAGAAAAGTACCATTTTATATGGCATTTGATCATTTTGtatggtaattatttttatagcttatcaaaatatgtaattgattacaacaataaaattaaaaaaatgtataggtTTAAAGATGCTAAAATGTTAAGAAATCTAGTAGATGTTAATTCAAGTGACAAAGATAAACTAGATTATGGTCCCAATTATCGAGCCCAAGCAATAAAAGTTCTTTGTAATACTCTTAAAGAAGGACTGGCAAATAGAGTACGTCAAATTTGTGTATTACCGAATGAAAGTTCAGAACGGGAATGTACAGAGAATAATTGTGATGATATTGGGAAGATTTTTATTGGGTTAGAATTAAATCCAGagtattgttttaatattgttgACAAGGGACCTGAAGCAAATTTACCAGAAGTATGTAAGCTTTTTAAATACTAATGGATAttattacttctttttctatgTGTGTATGATATAATAAGTTTCATATTCTAGGCTattgaatttagaaatttttgggGTGAAAAGTCAGAGTTACGGCGATTTCAAGATGGAACTACTCGAGAAACAGTAGTTTGGTCGAAAGGCAAAACATTATCaggaaaaagattaatatgtaaaaaaatcgtaacatttttactaagaaaaaaattaggtatacttaaaaataaatttatatatattgcgGGTGAAATAGAAGAACTTTTACAATTGCGAAAGGTAATCATTTTcagtacatttttatttatgaaaatatattaaatattttggttCATTTAGGTAAAAATAACGCATTTCGCTTATGGAACGGGAGAAGAAGCAGCACTGAGAGTAATAAACATATTCAATCAACTTGAGAAAGATTTAATGTCTCTTACAGACATTCCCTTATCAATACATGGGGTACAAGGATCTAGCGCGGTTTTTCGATATACGGACGTTTTCCCACCACTTGCAACGGTTTATCGACCTGATAATCAACTTATTAAGAAATCTAAAAAGGGTTTGACATTATCAAGAAATATAACTGCAGCACCTAAATATGTTTGTCCGCTTGATGTGAGCTTGCAATTGTCAACCAGTGGAAAGTGGCCAGATGAGTTAGAAGCTCTTAGAAATACAAAAGCCGCTTTTCACATACAAATTGCAGAATGCCTCAGAAAACAATATAAGTTAACGGCAGAAGCAAACTTTTCACATATCGATGTATATAAggttattatttcttaatattatttcttcaacaaaggaaagtaatattaaacataGATGATTCGTTAAAAAGTAGTCATTTTTTGTTAGGATGGATTTGTGTTTCGGTTAAGAGTGGCACATTCAAAAGAAGTTAGTTGCTTGAAACAGCAAATAACTGAGGATGgagttatacaatataaagatAACGAAAAATCAATCGAATTAGAAAATCAGCTATTTGAATTACCAAAGCTAACTAGTGCTTTACGTGGGTAAGGTTgatttatcttaaaaaattattacgctTTAGCttagtaatatgatattatttatgtgGTAGCTTACATAATCAACAACCATCCTTTGGACTTACATGTTGTTTGGCAAAACGTTGGTTATCCTCTCAGCTATTAGATAATTCTCATATGCCAGATATAGTAGTTGAACTACTTGTAGCCTCAATGTATTTAATACCTGCACCATACAGACCTCCTCAAATGCCTCAAATAGCATTCTTGAGACTCTTAGAAAGTTTTGCAAGGGGCCATTGGAATACAGATCCTGTTATAGTAAATTTCAACAATGAAATGTCTAGtaagtatttattttgatactaAAAATTGTCAATGTATTATCCCTgtttataatatcatttttaaatatagaagaCGAAATAATTGCCGTGGAAACGCTTTTTGGATCATCACGTGATTCTTTGCCACCATTATTTATCTCTACTCCTTATGATCAACAGAGATCATTATGGACTAAAAAAGCACCATCTACTCTAATTTTAAACCGTATTACAATGCTGGCTAGAcaatgtataaagttatatgaacatcaattttttacaaaagttCTGTTAGATTTCAAACCCTTATTTAGGCCACCACTTACAGAATATGATTGTTTGATTTACCTAAAACCGTGTATGGTTCCTAGAAGGTTACAGGCAGTTGATGTTAATGATTCATGCCCAATTGTTGAATGGCACCCATATAAACATCATTCAGCCCAAAAGATACCAATTGTAGGTTTTGATCCTGTACAACATTACCTAGAAGATCTTAGGGTAAgtttttaagtaatatttcatataatattaatatttattatatagtttgattttttaattattatcaatatttttcttttcatatttttttttagaatggTTATGATGAATTTGCCTTATTTTTCCATGATACCTATGGTGGTAACGTAATTGGAGTTTTATTGAGACCCTCTGTGCTAGAAATTAAGGATCTCAAGGTTTCAAATATAAGTGgcagaaaatgtaataataataatgaactagctttaaatatttcggCAATCATACAAGATTTTTATGTTCTTGGAAAAGGTCTTGTAGAAGCGATAGATGTTCGATCTAAAAAGTTTTCTTTAACTTGATTTCTTCTAGTACAAATTCTAGTATAATTACATACTTCtagtataatatacattttaaagtaaagctttgttttttatattaattgttttacgatataattgtCTAGTACCAACTTTCTtatcttgtataaaaataattattttgcatacaaaataatttaattatgaaaccATAATTAAACATGAATATAGATAAAAaccaattatataaaatacatttatttcaataaatatatatgtgtatatatatatatataaatgatcataaagtattttatattgtactatgatattgaaatattttaaggtataatttatataaaagaattacttCATCATTAAAGATCtgatttcattatttaatttcataataactGTATCGTCAATTGTATAACTCCCTGTTTTTAAAAGAGAATCACGTTCTTCAACTAATGCTTGCAATCTTTCATCCTGTTCATCTGATCTTTTTAATATGCCTTTGTTAGCATTTTGCGAAATTTTAGAGCCTACAGAACTTGGTGTAAATACTTGAGAATAAGCGTCTTTTTCAATGAGATATGCTTTTGGTTTGATTACATCAATTTCTTtctgaatttcatttaacaatatttgatCATTTGTTAAGGCAGTAGAATCTGcagataatatttcttctaggctaaaaaaaagaataagatatttttaaaacatattaaatgtCACTCATGTTGTACCAATATACATATTGCACATACTCTAAGTTTTGTAATTCttctttactatttttaatttgaacttGTATAGCTTGTTGATGTTCCATTTTCATACGATGTATCTCACGAACTGCTTTTGCCCATTGTTCTTTGAAAAAAGATTTACTTTCCTGtgcattttgtaattttttttcaagtgTCTTTAACTCTTGCAATAAATTTGCTGTTTGATCCTGCGTCAAAGAACCTTTTTGATAAGTTTCCAACTCTTCAGACTGTTTTGATACAAGCAATTgtaacttttcattttcagtACTTAATTGTTCAGTTTGTGTTTCTAAAGctgttttcctcttttcaaGAGCAtcaatctaaaaatattaagattgtataatttaattcttatttataagGGCGCAAGTATGTTTATAAACCTTTGTCACAAGTTCTTCTTGAACCATTTGAAATGACTCTTTAAGCTcgtgtaattttgtatcatatcTCCATTGCAAATCTTCATTTGCTTTAATTAACctagtttctttttcaagGCTTTTCAATCTTCGTGTTCTTAAGTCTTCTGTAGCATTATTTAAACTATTTGCTAGCATTTTACATTGTTCAACGCTACACGCAAGttttgtttctaaattttctctATGTTTTTGCCATTCCTGACTTAGCAGATTTAAATGACgatcttccttcctttttaactaaattataaaaatgaatgataGATCATATATAcctaaaataaaagtatcttcTTTTCTATAGTCAGATGTAATTTTAcctcaattttaaatatttccatttgtcGTTCTTTCCAAGTCTCTAACTCATCCACTATTTTATATGCTAAACTATCATCTAAGATTGGTGGCCCTAAGTTTTCATCTAATTCCAaaccaaatattttgtaatgttaTATTCTCATGCatagatgaaacaaatgaataaaaaatcatatacaTTAAAAACTTACTAGGAATGGTTTTTTTAATCCTATAATATGGACCATAATCTTGTAAATTTAGCATAACATCCAAGTTGccaatattattatgttctaTATCATACAATGGTATATTATATTGGTACTCCatctaaaatacatttatttaatgtatgtaattgtaaaatataatttctaatatattaccttattttgacaaaataattcttttgtatTAATTCTACTTTCAGATATACAAGTCTTAGTGCTTCCTTCCACtttatatatactaatttttgGTGGGAAATTTAgcaataattgttttatttcatctgttgttgatataaattgtaatttgcaccctatattttgtaattttactttttctcctAATGAAGCTAGTATTTTTGGATGAAATTCTGAAGTAACTTCAGTTTTTGGATGATGGAACctatattaaagaaaagatacatatttaaataaaaaaaatctccttcataatataaaatattaattttaactgTTACAttagtaattagtaattagtaCCGAATTTCCatatttggaataattaattttgaagataTTGCCTTCATTGCtatcaacaaaatatttaaataataacagtGATAAGCCTCTACACTTTTAGAGgaattatcgatattagaTTGACATAGCAGTGTGTCAACTGAATGTGAATAAGTAGCTTTAACAGGTTGATCTCTTACAAGATCACAATTTAGagtatgtttatttatattattgcatCCATTTGAGggattgaaaatttgaattccatattttctaaaatcacCAGCAGGATTTCTATGACAGTCTATTTCACtataattctgaaaattacaattaaatacaatgaatattAGTTCTAAATGTTGCTACTTTACCATCTATTCCAAACAAAGCTTACTACTTGTCTTATGATATTCTTTAATTCCGCAGAATTAGAAGTGATGAAATCATTGATCATTGCATTTGAAGTATCCATTGCTACACTTGTTTTACCTACATATTGCAATTTTAGCTGTAAATCGAGATATGAATCTCtacattctattttattattttcattgaaatctGCTTTACATAAACAACACCGCTGATTTAAAATACTACTATTATTTTCAGTcattttaagaaattcttcaaTATTATCAGTAGGGATTAATGGTTGCAAATTTACTTCCGACTGACCTAATATAtgatctttatattttaaatatatgaacagAAATGGCTTTAGttgtaaatattctttgaaaactTTTAATGAACTTCTGATccttataacaattttttcattaagtGTCCAAATATCTCCATACtcttttttactttgattaaaatatacatcattttctaatatcttacaccaaaaatataaattgtttttcataTCTGTATAATATCTCATTGGTAGCAAAGAATCTACATATGCTGCAGATATAGCAGTGatattcattaaaaagaaTTCATGACAAATATCTAATGGACCTAATTGTATAAGACGTTCATCACGTAACAAAATTGGTGTTACTTTATTAGATTGAACATTTGCTTGCTGACATTCTgccaaattttttaactgtaaTTTCATACCATAATTTTtgcattatcattattaagcatatatttaaaaataacaaatgattTTTACCTCTAATTGAGCATTTACTGATGTAGCTTCTAGATCGTGGATACTTAAAGCAAGAAGTAACTCAGGTTTATGTATTTTGAGTTCACTTTTTAATCCTGATAGTTTATGCCAATTAGCTTTTACATTATCAATACCACTTTTAGCAAAAACTTGGGCAGATCTTAAACTAAGTAGAAGATAtcctaatttttctttgatatcaTTACTTTTAACAGCAAAgcattctatttttaatggaacttGTCCTGACCTCATCCTacaaagttaaaaattgtcttttaatAACAAACATTACgaagtattttgtaataaacatCATATATGATACATACTTTCGTAGTCTGTTTTTATCTACTTCCCAAACCAAATCATGATCATATTCAGGATTTGAATTTGGTTCTATTATATCAGTTTCCAAGGAATGTCCATTTAGAGTTGCAACAATTAATGTAGGTAGCAGAATTTGTTCAAAACCTTTGCCTAAGATTGTTAACATTAAACGTTAAGTTCTTCTAACTTTTATTAAGCAACATGCTTAGGTCATAtcatgaaattattgaaattaaaacaaagttGAAATTCAGAgagaaatacatttattaatattaaaaacattactATTTATAGTTACATTATTTCGCAcaagaaagattttataaataaaaggtTAACAAGTAATCAATCGTAAGATTTACCTTCTTTTATATTCAGTACAACTCGAACATCAGAATTTGCTAATTCCTCCATTGcatcataatataataaataaaaataattagtataaagtgagcaaatatttaatgaaaattaatggaatCCGTAAAATTCGAATTGGTTACTATGGATACGTAGGTATTTAATGgcataacattttatttatcatgtCAATGTTTCACGGACGGCttataaattactatataatatatattatttacacaaTTAATAATCATTGAAATCTTCATAAGATTAGATTCGTTAGAGCCCTCtcgaatttatttgaaaattcaaataaacgcCATATTAGTGTCACTGAATTtgaatatagataaataattagtCGTCTAAACTGGTCTGGTAACAAAATTGAACATCGaccaaatattaatttttaacttgttttatcaaaatcatatagaaaaatacacaTAACATAGAAAAATTAGTCATAATCGCGAAAGAGTTGCAAGATGTAAAGAAAAagctaaaaaattattgacgTATAAGAATGGAGATAGTTTGGAAAAGAGGGCGACGGCGTCGATAGATTGTTGGGAATGCGgcgttatttcgtttcaaGTTGGCAGCACCGTCAGCCTCGTAACAAATCTCACCTATGTCGAGTCGAGCGCGAGAGACAGGAGCGTAAGCTTGTCCGCGATCGTTTGTCCGCGTTCGACAGGTCTTTCAAATAGCGTGCGTGTAATCGGTGGACGGTAGAGCGTAGggatataaattgtattcgTATAACCAGttccgaaataaaagtttgttgGAAAGCCTGGGGAGCGAAAGGACTGCGGAGGGGACTGCAGTTAATACGGGGCTTGTGTGTGGGCATATAATAGCCGATCGGGCATACTGGTGACACGGCTGCGGATTTTTCCTTCGACAAGAAGGAAGGAACATACGAAGCTCGCAAAGTGCATGTGCTAGTGTGCGTGTCACTATAAAAGAGTTCAGAGCCGCTTCGGCGGCGCTCCCAAATCTAACTGCAGAATTGAGTCTGTAGTGGTGAGGCCGCGGTACTATCGGGCCACGATTGAGTACGATCACGATCGCACGCGGCAGGGCCGTTTGTAATGGAGGAGGTTTCCGAGTGTATTCCCGTGCGACAGAACAGTCACGGCGATGCACGCCGTATTGACTGAGACGCGATATTTATCGTTGACTATTCCCCCCGGCCGGCCGGGCAAGAGAGGCAGGTCGAAATTGGTATGGAATCGTCCAGGGTCCTCGACACGACGAACACTCACTCCCGTCTGTGATAACCACTAGCCGCTTagaaagagatagaagaagagagaaaaaggaaagaaagagagatagaaagCTGTTGTGTATTTTGCGCGTGTGTGTTCTCCTCGTCTGCCCTCTTCATTACGTCTTTAAGTGTAAACATTTCTCGAAATCCGTTTCGAGGTTAGGATAGCATGGGGATTGATCCCCTGAAGGCATCGACCGACGAACCGTGACACCTGCGACTCGCGTCGTGTACGCGGTGTGTGCTtttgtgtgtgcgtgcgtgtgtgtattCCTCCTTAGGAAACCGCTGGGAgttattattttccatcggCGGCCATCCAACGGGACGaccaaagaagaaaatatgtcAAGAATGGGGATCGATCCCCGACGATTAAGCGCCGTGCATCGTTTACATCATTAATTCGACTAATACAAGACTAACATCGgcaacgtttttttttttaccgtaCAATCGACCTTTTCTGTCACGTTTAAACAGACTGTCGCGGATTACTCTGCCACGACAGAGGACACTCGCACCATGCAGAAAAGAGACGGTAGAGACACACAGCTACAGCTCGCGCGTAGCTCTGAACGCGAACAGGAAACGACCAAGAGGATCTCTCGTGGTAGCGGTAATGCTACCAGATTCAACGCGTATTCCTCAAGGTATAGTGTCACCTCCTCCTCTAATGTACTCATGGTCGGTCCCAACTTCCGTGTCGGCAAGAAAATTGGATCTGGCAACTTTGGAGAACTTCGACTCGGTGAGTTTgattctcttttcctttcttcctttttttatattcttcattattaCATATCTTTCTATATGTacttttttcgtttatttttccatgtACGTTCTACATATATGATCATAAATAATACACGTCATGTTAAAACGTTCGTCTCCGTCAATGATAATATTCGCGCGTGAAAGTGACTTTTTCAATGGCATCGAACAAAATGGAGCCACGTAAAAGAACACCCCGTGTGCTGTCGTTAGTAAGCAAGAAAGAAATCCTTCCTAACCTTTCCGGAGCGGTTCGCGTTACGGGAATGAACGGAACCTTGAAGCAACATTTCATTCCGATCGATCTTAATGGAATTCGTTTCAGCTGATCTCGCTTCGACTCGCCCGCAAGATCTTTCATCCTGTTCGGTGCACTATCAACGCgtattctttctattttttcgaCATTTACGTTCTCGAAAAATCGCGTACGGCACGAGTGCAAAGCcatcatttaaattaatactaGAATTATTTTGCAGCGGTTAAAATGtccaatttgcaatttttcacaGAAGTTTTATAAAGTTACAGCGGTACATTTTTCAGGATTTTTTAATGATCattcttttacaaatatataaacgtaGATTTGCTTTCTTCCCTTATTACGTCATTTTCCGTATATCTTCCATTTTGTTTACTTCAGTAACACATTCAGAGTCTCTAACGTAATAATACTAAAGTACGACCAAGGACCTTTTGATcgatagatttttcttttataatagaatatcttgtaatttataaaatttacttctaAAATTCCATCCGCTTTATTGCCAAATGTATTACCATCAAGCAagacaatttattaaatttatcaatacaaTACCAAATCTTGTAACTCGtgatttatacaattttgttaataatgtaataatttaattgtacaaGAATGTCCAGATTAACCACTTACCAAAGATTCCAACGAAAACACAAATATTCCCACTTgtgcgaatgaaaaataacaaataatatgaaacatgACGTTCGAAAGTAAATTCACCAAATTTTTGTCTCAATCGCGCGGACTTGCCATCTTCTATACAATactttattttcgtaaaattatcgCGAACGCGTTAACAACAATGACAATGTATTTCAGCATTTCGACTTGCATCGGTATCGTCCGAAGTTCAGGTCTTACTGCGTGACGTAATTCTCCgacgataaatttatatcttttatctaTGCTAAAAGAGAGTGTGCATCGAATATAAAGATGTTTATGTCCGCCATGGCCTCCCTGGTGATTTTATTACGTGCTCGGCTCGCACGTTCCGCGAAACGGTCGAACTTTAACATACCAATTAACGTACCATGCGCATATGCATCTTCGCACGCTTTTaactatgaaaaaatatcgagtaTTATCGATGGTGCGAAGTTAAACAATCGACTCGTCGATTTGTTTGCTATTCCGCCACGTGACTCGGGTTAAACGAGCTCCTTCGATAAACATTGAATTTTACCAGGTacaaatgttttatgtataaCCTCGCGACGAGCCAAGTGTGCGTCGCGATGCTTGCAACTCCAACAACTTGTATAAACTTTTTGCTCATTGTCTTTCGTTTCGCACGCATTCACGATAGCTACCGCTAGTGATGGACTGAAATACGTGGCAAGCGGGTTCGAAAATTTACCCAGTTGAATTAAATCGATCGGTCGAATCAAATTCGAAGattctataaatatcttgaaacgaagaaagaagcgaTACTTTCAAGTAAA comes from Bombus pyrosoma isolate SC7728 linkage group LG2, ASM1482585v1, whole genome shotgun sequence and encodes:
- the LOC122577051 gene encoding nucleolar protein 6 isoform X2, which gives rise to MKIPYKANINDFLNHSGNLAFENDHHSNDEIDEDKDYENEESEENEEVEKIKDINKGGNFLLVSDRKRRKVTNDSADILLKKKRKLDNDLYKPPTAEELNQLRETENLFHSNLFRLQIDEMLNAVRLKDKYKNLFDIWFKKFKGTIESIEETEEYELSDEELGKKLNMHISMLNVPKVAKGIFKFLKPTDISIIGSYIFEAAVGSNITVDVMIEMPAKMFQKQDYLNYRYIKKKIIYLAYIASNITDDIAESKRFINDTLKPVLKIVPSGKLGTKINVLIHISAQEGSFRLSRFLPEKNNVRPQWFFGETKNIAENFVPTPHYNSIILRDLIMKIHAENMKVIREYPNIRDGIILLKIWLTQRELLKGYAAFNGHIITMLILYLLSIKKLNTFMSSYQIVRNVWNYLIHIDWCESGISTNQNEESKDRILKYHEYYDCVFLDSTGYYNITTDLSKATYRWVQKEAELSLNHLDNAHANSFQSLFMRKVPFYMAFDHFVWFKDAKMLRNLVDVNSSDKDKLDYGPNYRAQAIKVLCNTLKEGLANRVRQICVLPNESSERECTENNCDDIGKIFIGLELNPEYCFNIVDKGPEANLPEAIEFRNFWGEKSELRRFQDGTTRETVVWSKGKTLSGKRLICKKIVTFLLRKKLGILKNKFIYIAGEIEELLQLRKVKITHFAYGTGEEAALRVINIFNQLEKDLMSLTDIPLSIHGVQGSSAVFRYTDVFPPLATVYRPDNQLIKKSKKGLTLSRNITAAPKYVCPLDVSLQLSTSGKWPDELEALRNTKAAFHIQIAECLRKQYKLTAEANFSHIDVYKDGFVFRLRVAHSKEVSCLKQQITEDGVIQYKDNEKSIELENQLFELPKLTSALRGLHNQQPSFGLTCCLAKRWLSSQLLDNSHMPDIVVELLVASMYLIPAPYRPPQMPQIAFLRLLESFARGHWNTDPVIVNFNNEMSKDEIIAVETLFGSSRDSLPPLFISTPYDQQRSLWTKKAPSTLILNRITMLARQ
- the LOC122577074 gene encoding centrosomal protein of 120 kDa isoform X1, giving the protein MFHIICYFSFAQVGIFVFSLESLELANSDVRVVLNIKEGKGFEQILLPTLIVATLNGHSLETDIIEPNSNPEYDHDLVWEVDKNRLRKMRSGQVPLKIECFAVKSNDIKEKLGYLLLSLRSAQVFAKSGIDNVKANWHKLSGLKSELKIHKPELLLALSIHDLEATSVNAQLELKNLAECQQANVQSNKVTPILLRDERLIQLGPLDICHEFFLMNITAISAAYVDSLLPMRYYTDMKNNLYFWCKILENDVYFNQSKKEYGDIWTLNEKIVIRIRSSLKVFKEYLQLKPFLFIYLKYKDHILGQSEVNLQPLIPTDNIEEFLKMTENNSSILNQRCCLCKADFNENNKIECRDSYLDLQLKLQYVGKTSVAMDTSNAMINDFITSNSAELKNIIRQVNYSEIDCHRNPAGDFRKYGIQIFNPSNGCNNINKHTLNCDLVRDQPVKATYSHSVDTLLCQSNIDNSSKSVEAYHCYYLNILLIAMKAISSKLIIPNMEIRFHHPKTEVTSEFHPKILASLGEKVKLQNIGCKLQFISTTDEIKQLLLNFPPKISIYKVEGSTKTCISESRINTKELFCQNKMEYQYNIPLYDIEHNNIGNLDVMLNLQDYGPYYRIKKTIPNENLGPPILDDSLAYKIVDELETWKERQMEIFKIELKRKEDRHLNLLSQEWQKHRENLETKLACSVEQCKMLANSLNNATEDLRTRRLKSLEKETRLIKANEDLQWRYDTKLHELKESFQMVQEELVTKIDALEKRKTALETQTEQLSTENEKLQLLVSKQSEELETYQKGSLTQDQTANLLQELKTLEKKLQNAQESKSFFKEQWAKAVREIHRMKMEHQQAIQVQIKNSKEELQNLDLEEILSADSTALTNDQILLNEIQKEIDVIKPKAYLIEKDAYSQVFTPSSVGSKISQNANKGILKRSDEQDERLQALVEERDSLLKTGSYTIDDTVIMKLNNEIRSLMMK
- the LOC122577051 gene encoding nucleolar protein 6 isoform X1, which translates into the protein MKIPYKANINDFLNHSGNLAFENDHHSNDEIDEDKDYENEESEENEEVEKIKDINKGGNFLLVSDRKRRKVTNDSADILLKKKRKLDNDLYKPPTAEELNQLRETENLFHSNLFRLQIDEMLNAVRLKDKYKNLFDIWFKKFKGTIESIEETEEYELSDEELGKKLNMHISMLNVPKVAKGIFKFLKPTDISIIGSYIFEAAVGSNITVDVMIEMPAKMFQKQDYLNYRYIKKKIIYLAYIASNITDDIAESKRFINDTLKPVLKIVPSGKLGTKINVLIHISAQEGSFRLSRFLPEKNNVRPQWFFGETKNIAENFVPTPHYNSIILRDLIMKIHAENMKVIREYPNIRDGIILLKIWLTQRELLKGYAAFNGHIITMLILYLLSIKKLNTFMSSYQIVRNVWNYLIHIDWCESGISTNQNEESKDRILKYHEYYDCVFLDSTGYYNITTDLSKATYRWVQKEAELSLNHLDNAHANSFQSLFMRKVPFYMAFDHFVWFKDAKMLRNLVDVNSSDKDKLDYGPNYRAQAIKVLCNTLKEGLANRVRQICVLPNESSERECTENNCDDIGKIFIGLELNPEYCFNIVDKGPEANLPEAIEFRNFWGEKSELRRFQDGTTRETVVWSKGKTLSGKRLICKKIVTFLLRKKLGILKNKFIYIAGEIEELLQLRKVKITHFAYGTGEEAALRVINIFNQLEKDLMSLTDIPLSIHGVQGSSAVFRYTDVFPPLATVYRPDNQLIKKSKKGLTLSRNITAAPKYVCPLDVSLQLSTSGKWPDELEALRNTKAAFHIQIAECLRKQYKLTAEANFSHIDVYKDGFVFRLRVAHSKEVSCLKQQITEDGVIQYKDNEKSIELENQLFELPKLTSALRGLHNQQPSFGLTCCLAKRWLSSQLLDNSHMPDIVVELLVASMYLIPAPYRPPQMPQIAFLRLLESFARGHWNTDPVIVNFNNEMSKDEIIAVETLFGSSRDSLPPLFISTPYDQQRSLWTKKAPSTLILNRITMLARQCIKLYEHQFFTKVLLDFKPLFRPPLTEYDCLIYLKPCMVPRRLQAVDVNDSCPIVEWHPYKHHSAQKIPIVGFDPVQHYLEDLRNGYDEFALFFHDTYGGNVIGVLLRPSVLEIKDLKVSNISGRKCNNNNELALNISAIIQDFYVLGKGLVEAIDVRSKKFSLT
- the LOC122577074 gene encoding centrosomal protein of 120 kDa isoform X2, translated to MFHIICYFSFAQVGIFVFSLESLELANSDVRVVLNIKEGKGFEQILLPTLIVATLNGHSLETDIIEPNSNPEYDHDLVWEVDKNRLRKMRSGQVPLKIECFAVKSNDIKEKLGYLLLSLRSAQVFAKSGIDNVKANWHKLSGLKSELKIHKPELLLALSIHDLEATSVNAQLENYSEIDCHRNPAGDFRKYGIQIFNPSNGCNNINKHTLNCDLVRDQPVKATYSHSVDTLLCQSNIDNSSKSVEAYHCYYLNILLIAMKAISSKLIIPNMEIRFHHPKTEVTSEFHPKILASLGEKVKLQNIGCKLQFISTTDEIKQLLLNFPPKISIYKVEGSTKTCISESRINTKELFCQNKMEYQYNIPLYDIEHNNIGNLDVMLNLQDYGPYYRIKKTIPNENLGPPILDDSLAYKIVDELETWKERQMEIFKIELKRKEDRHLNLLSQEWQKHRENLETKLACSVEQCKMLANSLNNATEDLRTRRLKSLEKETRLIKANEDLQWRYDTKLHELKESFQMVQEELVTKIDALEKRKTALETQTEQLSTENEKLQLLVSKQSEELETYQKGSLTQDQTANLLQELKTLEKKLQNAQESKSFFKEQWAKAVREIHRMKMEHQQAIQVQIKNSKEELQNLDLEEILSADSTALTNDQILLNEIQKEIDVIKPKAYLIEKDAYSQVFTPSSVGSKISQNANKGILKRSDEQDERLQALVEERDSLLKTGSYTIDDTVIMKLNNEIRSLMMK